atacccttacaaaaacatggaaactaaacaactttatgctgaaggatagatgggttatagatgagattaagaaggaaatcaccaaattcttggaacaaaacaacaatgaagacatgaattatcagaacctctgggatactgcaaaggcagtcctaagagggaaatttatagcaccgcaagccttcctcaagaaaacggaaagagaagaagttaataacttaatgggacatctcaagcaaccggagaaggaagaacactccaaccccaaacccagcagaagaaaagaaataaccaaaatcagagcagaattaaatgaaattgaaaacaaaagaattatacaacagatcaataaatccaaaagttggttttttgaaaagatcaataaattagataaacctttggccaacccaaccaggaaaaaaagaataaaatctctaatttcatcaatcagaaatggtaatgatgaaataacaacagacccctcagaaattaaaaaaatccttaacgaatactacaagaaactctactctcacaaatatgaaaatctgaaagaaattgaccaatacctggaagtatgccacctaccaagacttagccagaatgaagtggaaatgttgaacagacctatatcaagttctgaaatagcatcaactatacaaaatctccctaaaaagaaaagcccaggaccagatggctttacgtcagaattctaccaaacctttaaagaagaactagtacctatactactaaacctcttccaaattatagaaaaagaaggaatattacccaacacattctacgaagctaacatcaccttaatccccaaaccagggaaagacccaacaagaaaagaaaattatagaccaatatcactaatgaatattgatgctaaaatactcaataagatcctaacaaacagaatccagcaacacatcaaaaaaattatacaccatgaccaagtgggaattatccaagggtctcaaggctggttcaatacgtttaaatctataaatgcaattcagcacataaacaaactaaaaagtaaggaccatatgattctttcaattgatgcagaaaaagcttttgattatatccagcatcccttcatgatcagaatacttaagaaaattggtatagaagggaccttttttaaactaatagaggccatctacagcaaacccacagccaatatcgtattgaatggagttaaattgaaatcatttctgcttagttcaggaaccaggcaaggttgcccattgtctccattgctctttaacattgtaatagaaggtttagccattgcaattagggaagaaaaggcgatcaagggtatccacataggtcagaagagatcaaactttcactcttcacagatgatattatcgtatatctggaaaacactagggattctactataaaacttttagaagtgatcaaggaatacagcaatgtctcaggctaaaaaatcaacacccataaatctgtagcctttatatataccaacaataaccaagccaaaaaaacagtcaagaactctattcctttcacagtagtgctaaagaagatgaaatatttgggagtatacctaagaaaggacgtgaaagacctctacaaagagaactatgaaactttaagaaaagaaatagctgaagatgttaacaaatggaaaaacataccatgctcatggctgggaagaatcaacattgttaaaatgtctatactacccaaagcaatatacaattttaatgcaattcctattaaagctccattgtcatattttaaagatcttgaaaaaaaaatacttcgtttgatatggaatcagaaaaaaactcaaatagccaaaacattactcaacaataaaaacacagcaggaggaatcacactaccagacccgagactgtactataaattgatagtgatcaaaacagcatggtattggcacaaaaacagagaagtagatgtctggaatagaatagagaaccaagagaagtagatgtctggaatagaatagagaaccaaaagtatctaatgtacttagctacttaacgttatttgatctttgacaagccaattaaagacattcagtgggaaaaagattccctatttaacaaatggtgctggatgaactggctggcaacctgtagaagattgaaactggacccacacctttcaccattaactaagatagactctcactggataaaagatttaaccttaagacatgaaactataaaaatacttgaagaaagtgcagggaaaactcttgaaggaatcagcctgggtgaatattttataaggaggactccccaggcaactgaagcagtatcaaaaatacactactgggacctgatcaaactaaaaagcttctgcacagccaagaacatagtaagtaaagcaagcagacagccctcagaatgggagaaaatatttgcaggttatacctccaataaaggtttaataatcagaatccacagagaactcaaacatataagcaagaaaagaacaagtgatcccattgcagactgggcaagggacttgaagagaaacttctctaaagaagacagacgcacaatctataaacacatgaaaaaaagctcatcatccttaatcaccagagaaatgcaaatcaaaattactttgagatatcacctaaccccagtaagagtagcccacataacaaaatcccaaaaccagagatgttggcgtggatgtggagaaaagggcacacttctacactgctggtgggaatgcacactaatatgttccctctggaaggatgtttggagaatacttagagacctagaaatagacctgccatttaatcctataattcctttactaggtttatacccagaagaccaaaaatcacaatataacatagacatctgtaccagaatgtttattgcagcccaattcataattgctaagtcatggaagaagcccaagtgcccatcgacccacaaatgaactagcaaattgtggttcatgtataccatggaatattatgcagccttaaagaaagatggggactttacctctttcatgtttacatggatggagctggaacatattcttcttagcaaagtatctcaggaatgaaagaaaaagtatccaatgtactcagccctactatgaagctaaattatagctttcacatgaaggctataacccaactatagcacaagactatggggaaagggccaaagaaggggaagggaggagggaggttagggtggagggagggttatgggtggggccacacctatggtgcatcttagaatgggtacaggcaaaacttactaaaggcagaatacaaatgtctacatacagtaactaagaaaatgccatgaaggctacattgaacagtttgatgagaatatttcagactgtatatgaaaccaggacactgtaccccttgattgcactaatgtacacagctatgatttaacaattaaaaaaaaaataaccaaaatcagaactaAATgcaattaataataaaagaaccattctgaagatcaacaaaacaaaaagtcggttctttaaaagataaatgacattgataaaactttggccagattaatcagaaatagaaaaataaaatctctaataagctctatcagaaatgaaaaaggggaaacaatagataccacagaaatacaaaatactatCACCGAATAATACAAAAATGTCTATCCCTGGAAATGtgaaaatatggaggaaatagACAGACTACCTCTCCAGACTCAACCAGGAACAagtagaactctttttttttttttttgagacagagtctcactttgttatcctcagtagagtaccatatagttcacagcaacctcaaactcttgggctcaagcaattctcttgcctcagcctcccaagtagctgggactacagatgcccgccacaacacctggctatttttagaaatggggtctcactcttgctcaggcttttcttgaatctttgagctcaggcaatccacctgcctcggcctcccagagtgctaggattacaagcatgaaccactggGCCCTGCCACAagtagaactcttgaacagactaaTAAAAGCACTCAAATTGAAACCATTAAAAAAACTCCctatgtcttttatgtttacatggatgaagctggaacatactcttctcagcaaagtatctcaagaatggaagaaaaagtatctaatgtacttagctctactatgaaactaatttataagcacccatacTTCAATATCAAAGCTATAACcaaactacagcccaagatgaaggggaaagaggagggggaggggaggggaaagaaggagtggagggaggataattggtgggaccacacctatggtgcattttacaagggtacatgttaaatctactaagtgtagaatgtaaatgtcttaacacaataactaagaaaataaggtgaagactatgttaaccactttgatgaaagtacttcaaattgtatataaaaccagcatattgtaccccataattgcattaatgtacacagctatgatttaattaaaaaaataaatgttctcaattaaaaaaaaaaactcccaacaaaaaaatcctgaaaatgaTGGTTTCTCATCAGCattttaccaaaccttcaaagaggttGTACCTATAATCCAGAACCTATTCAAAAACATTGATAAGGAAAGAATCCTCTTCAATTCCCTCTATGCAGCAAATATtaacctgataccaaaatcaggaaagagcacaacaaaaaaagaaaaacacagagcaATATGATTAATGAACATTGACACAAAAATACTccataaaattttagcaaacagaGTTCGGctatatatcaaaaaataattcatcatgaccAGGTGAGCTTtgccccagggatgcaaggctgcttaaacatacgcaaatctataaatataattcaccatgtaaacaaagtaaaaacaaagaccttaaccttatgatcttctcaatagatgcagaaaaaacatttgacaaaattcagcagccttttctgacaagaatatttaagaaaactggcatagatgggacattacCTAAACTGAAGCCATctaagacaaacccacagccaacattgtatttgaatttagaaaaactgaaagcatttccacttagaactggaagcagacaaggatgtccactattgccactactgttcaacatagtgctggaagtcccagccaatgcaatcagacaagagaaagatatcaagggaatccaaatggggacagagtaGTCAAACTactgctctttgctgatgatatgatcttatacctagaaaaccccaaggactcaactgtgagactcctggaattgataaagaaATATAGCAATGTTTCAGGTTATTAATTCAGTggacacaaatcagtagccttcacatGCCCCAACAATAGTAAGCTGAGAataaaagacacaatacccttcacaatacatcaaagaaaatgaagttcctcaaaatatatttaacaaaggatatgaaggatctctacagaaagaactatgaaaccaGGCTGTGCCCAtagctagccacatacaccaaggctagtgggttcaaacccagcccaggccagctaaaacaatgacaactgcaaccaaaaaatagccgggcattgtggcgggcacctgtagtctcagctacttgggaggctgaggcaagagaattgcttaagcccaagagtttgaggttgctgtgagctgtgatgccatggcaatctacaaagggccacagcttgagactctgcctcaaaaaaaataaaaagaactatgaaaccttaagaaaagaaattacagagaatgttaacagatggaagaacatatcatgctcatggcttgggaaaacaaacattgttaaaatgtctatactactgtCAGGGGTCAATGCTCAAGAACTCCGACCTGGTTTGAATGCCAGCTAGGAAATGATGCTGGAAATAACTAACTCAACACCAGTGTTAAGGAAAAACAAGTCTGAGGATGCCTAGAGATGGCTTACACTAACTCGGGCTGATTAGACCAAGAAAATGCAGCCCCTTCCTAGCTTCTTCTGAAGgtttttattagtttgtttttaaCAAAGACTGGCTAGAGAAAGCCAGGGTAAGTGGCAGGGGGTTGATAAACAGCCAGTGGTGTcaacagagagggaaggagaagtaAGCTCTGTTCATGTAGGGGAGTAAACCATGTTGTCTAATTTAACAACATATTGGAAGAGTTTAATCCCTCCCATCTATTGACTCTCAAATGCATGGGCTTAGGGGCCTAGTCCATActgaacaggcctccagacacctccaaattcttttcctcttttgtgaTTCTAAAGATTCTCAGGAATTGCCCACTTGCAGGCATTCTCCTTGGTTACCTCAGAATTGAGGTGGGGTGCTCCTCTGAGAAGTCAACCTATCTTCCTCCTACGTACTAcataaagcaatctacagatttaatgcaatgcccaacaaaataccaacataacgataccagaatttcaggttcttggtcgcAGCGAATTGAAGAATAAAACGATGGACCACaagatcagtggtaagtcaggatttatttacagaaacaaaaattacaacaactacaaaaaccaaacctcctggcagagagaacccaggaggggaacaagctctcctgctccttcctggaggtctgtctttgggctttctgctcaggggtttatatagtggcagggggttgttctgctagggtatgagtcctgtcagttacagccagctgtccaatgaactctcaggccttgaaaactgacaggaaatccaccagtcagaaatgcaggtggaggagacagcaaggctcCAGCATCTCCCACCCCCCGCAGGTGTCCAGCCtttgcagcaagctggttcctccatccgcaggagcatcaacacctccagggctaaggcagcaggtcatggtgctgccttgtcccgcatcaataatattttaaagaccttgaaaaaataggtCTATATTTTGtattgaagcagaaaaagaatcccaaatagccaatgcaattctatgaaaaataaatctggaagcatcaatTTACCaaacttcaagctatactacaagttTCTAATGATAAAAACACTATGGTATtggaataaaaatagagacatacatttATGGGACAGAACTGAGAATCTATAGTTGAAAACAGCCTCATATTGACATCTGATCTTTTACAAAGCAAATaacagcatacactggggaaaagaatcccttttcaataaatggtgctaggagaactggttagccaggTGCAAAAGACTAAAATAGGACCTGCacttcttacaaaaattaactcataatggatgaaagatttaaatctaaaacatgaaactataaaaactctagaagaaagtgtggtaaAAACCCTTAATCTTaccagcctagggaaagaatttatgaagaagaccccgctggtaatcacagcaacaacagaaataaatggggcccaatcaagttaaaaagcttctgcatagctaagaacACAATTaacaaatagacaaccaacagaatgggaaaagatatttgcatgctacaaatatgacaaagggctaataataagaatctgtaaagaactcaagcaaatcaacaagaccAATCAACCCCACTaaaaattgggcaagagacatgaacagaaacttttttcatgataacagaggaatggccaaaaaacacatgaaaaaaatcctcatcatcccaaataattagaaatgaaaaccaacgccactttgaaatatcatctaacccccttataacagcccatatcacaaggtcccaaagtaACACATGCTGTGatggtgcagagagaagggaccacttatgcactgttggtggcactgcaaactaagacagcctctgtggaaagaagtatggagatttctcaaagaagttaaaagtagacctatcatttgatcctgcaatcccattactaggtgtctacccaaaagaaaaaaagtaattttaccaTAAAGgtatttgcactcaaatgtttataacagcactattcacaaataCCAAAATGTGGGAAAAAACCAGGTGCCCTTTAACACATGAATAGACTTAACACTATGTTTAATGAATAGACTTAACACTAAGTCTATTCATGTGTTGTCACTAACAGGACAACACTAAGTATACATATACTCTGGAACAATACATATACTATGGAACACCACTCAGACTTAAAAGGTGGAGATTTCATATCTTTTGGAAGAACCTGGATGAATCTGGAGAACATTTGCCTAAGGCTACAATCCTGTATGACATTACTACAGTATATACTGTATGCTACTATAACACAATGGTGACTATTTGTGtaccaaaacataaaatatatagtaaaaatacgtgaaagataaaaaatggtcaCAAATGGGGCTTGCAGAACTGGACATTGCTCTGGGTATGTCAGTAAGTGGTGAGTGAATATGTAGGCTCAGGATATTACTATACACTACTGCAGATTTTATAAACACTATACTTAGGCAACactgaatttataaaaaatatttttcttccaataATAAATTAGCCTATACTTTAACTTTATAAacctttaaatttttgttaatttttgactCTTTTTTATAACACTTAAAACACACATTGTATAGCTGTgcaaaaatactttctttatatGCCTATTCtaggaatttttttctacttttaatttttttaagaattttaaacatttttgccaaaagctaagacacaaacacacacattagcctaggcctacacaaggtcaggatcatcaaggtgtcactaggtgataggaattttcCAGTTCCATTATCTTATGGGACTACCTCCATATATATGGTAAATTATTGACCAAAACACTGTTATGCAGCACATGGCAGTAAATGGGAAGACATCCTGTGTTTATGggttggaagacttaatattgtagAGATAGAAGTACTCCCCAATTTATCTATAGATTAAATGCAAGCTCTCACTGCATGTTTTGCAGAAATGGACAAGCtaaccctaaaattcatatggaattggaAGGGATCTTTAAGAGCTAAACCTATCCTGAAAAAAGAACTAAGTCAAAGGACTCACTCATCCTGTGTTGACACTTATTACAAacctatagtaatcaaaacagtgtaacgtgcaaaaacaaacccaaacatcAATGGTAATCAATTTTCAACAAGAGTGacaaaatggggcagcgcctgtgactcagtgagtagggcaccagccccatatatcaagggtggctggtccgaacctggccctggccaaactacaataacaacaacaaaaagaatgacaAACCATTCAATGAGGGAGAGAACAGTCtctttgacaaatggtgctggaccAAATATATATCCACATGTAAAGAATGAAGTTGTGTTACCTTACCTCacaccatattaaaaaataaactaaaaatggaTCAATGACCTAAACACAGGAATTAAACCATAATACATGGGTAAATCTTTAAGATTAGAGGGGTAAATTTTCctgaccttggatttggcaatctatttttaaatatttaccaaaggctgagggaagggaaatAGGGGAGTTGTTTAATGAGTATGGCGTTTCCATTTTGCCAGATGAGAAAGTCCTGAAGATCCGTTttacaacactgtgaatgtattAATATTACTGAAGTGCaagtttaaaaatggttaagaagataaaattcatgttatatatttttaccacaatttaaaaatgcattcaaaatgttttaaaagaaagaaacctggGCACAGCCCTAGACTTACTCTTTGCCTCACATTAATTCACCACTATTACCTCAATGAAAATAACTAGAGCCAAAAAAGGCGGTAGAGTTAAGAGCTTGACTAGACATTTCTagaaagaagatgtacaaatatccaacaaacacatgaaaacctCTTAACATCAACagttattaggaaaatgcaaatcaaaaccacaatgaggtacccTATCACACCCATTAGTATGGCtgtaataacaaaacaaacaaatcacagAAAATCACAAGTGTTGGTCAGGATGTGGAGCAATTGGAGtgctcatacattgctggtagatATGGCAAAACTGTAAAGTGGTTCAGCTGCTGTGAAATACAGTTTTGTAGCTCCTCCAggagttaaacatagaattactatatgacccagcaatttcaattctcggtatatacccaaaagaattaaaaagaggtACTCAaacatagcagcactattcacaatagttaaaaaaatagaaacagcccaaatgtacATCAATGGATGAATGCACAAATTGCAGTCTATACCTACAGTGGaatatattcagccataaaaagtcaCGAAGTACTGATACATTCTACAACAAAGATGAACTCGGAAATACTAGAAGCCAGGCAGAAAAGGTcacatattgtataattccatttacgTGAAATATGCAGAATAgataaatccatagagacaggcTGCCAGGAAATGGGGAATGAGGAACAACTACTTAATGGATGATGAAGTTTCAAAACTCAATagaggtggtggttgcacaaTATTTTGAATATGTTAAATACCACtaaattgttcactttaaaattgTCATGTCAATTtcacctcaaaaacaaaaatatacagcaTATAGTGTTTTTTCcatttatgatgatgatgattttagagacagggtctttgccACCCAGTGGTGTGATTACAGCTCacaaagcctcaaactcctgtatccaagagatccttctgccacagcctcctgggtagtgaggaatacaggcatgcactaccatgcttggcttttttattttttatttatttatttttgtagagacagagtctcactctgtcgccctcggtagagtaccgtgacgtcacagctcacaacaacctccagctcttgggcttaggcgattctcttgcctcagcttcccgagtagctgggactacaggtgcccaccacaacggctggctatttttttttttttttttttttgcagtttggccagggccgggttcggaCCCGCCACCCACAGTGTATGGGGCCAGGGctctaccactgagccacaggcgccgccctaattttttttactttttaagacacagcgtctcactatgttgtccaggctggtctcctagAAATTTTCTAGAGGGCTAATCAAATGCacttttttatatctttctatACGAGTTGCATCATTGCTGATACAAGACTCACTATAATACATTCACTTATCCTCTGCTGGTTGACTCCATAATGCCACGTTCCGATAGACTATTTACTACAGTACAAACCAGAACGGAGGAAATATTTATCCAGCACTTTCTTTTTATGTGTCACGCACTCAGTGTTGACCTGAGCATACCACAATGAAGATGTGAGTCCCGACTAAAGTTATCTAGTTGAGGAGTCAGCTGACACTTATGCATCAGATATCACGATTAAATACTATAAGGGAAAACAGtgctatactagagaatatgatGCGGGTCGGAGATTCTATTTTAGGTAGTGTGTTTAGGAAAGGCTTCCCTTAGGAGGCGACATTTAATCTGAAATGTCTGCATGGCATTATCTCACACTGACGAGGTAAATTTGAGACTGGAAAGTTAGCGAAGTCATGGGAAGGAGTTTGGACAGTATTCAACTGCAGTGGGAAACAATACCTTACTAGCAAGAGAATGATAAAACTTTGGGTTTTAAAAAGATCGCAGAGCCGACTAAGGTAGCCATGAACAGCGTAGGGGAGGCCTGCACGGACATGAAGCGCGAGTACGACCAGTGCTTCAATCGCTGGTTTGCCGAGAAGTTTCTCAAGGGGGACGGCTCCGGGGATCCGTGCACCGACCTTTTCAAACGTTACCAGCAGTGTGTTCAGAAAGCAATAAAGGAGAAAGAGATTCCTATTGAAGGATTGGAATTCATGGGCCATGGCAAAGAAAAGCCTGAAAACTCTTCTTGACCTTGACAGTCACCTTGAAAACAGATTCCTCAAATCAGGAAATTGAGGACTTTGGATTATGTCAACCAAGGCTGTGAAGATAGCCATCAGATTTGATGAGGAATTTAGGAGAGAAGAGTTTTATTTCCTCCTCCTTGATGTTTTCCTCAAGTTTTAAAAGGCGAACTCTTTGATGATTTCTCACTTTTTCTGGCATCTTACAAGAACTCAATGCGCcaacatggaataatttcttagAACACAATGTGCtaaacatggaataatttcttggGGTTATGATTGTAATATTTAATTTGGGATCAGCTTTAACTATATCTTGTATGTAGATAAACTAGTCAGGATGATCAAGGTTGCCTGACCTCTTGATTTTTGCTGCAAAGGACATTATGTATACTATACTGAGGTCATTGTTAAGGAAAGCAATTGGTTGGGACCTCTTTTTTCTCTCAGGGAACTAATGCTCTGAAAAGGGATCCGGgcacattttcaatcagaaaaTGTGCTTGGGagcacagttttatttttataaagtaactAACAGTTAAGCAACTGGTGGCCTGGATTCACAAAAAGGAAGACAGCTTTTAACAGTTCCCTGCCTTAAAGAGAGGTGTTGGATTAAAATGTGAAAGCTTCAAGAATGTTGCAGTGAACACCACAGTGTAGTTCAAGAATTAAGATGCTTGGAGTCACTGGAAGAAAAACCTGAATAGCAAAGATTTGCTGCTGCCAGCTTCAACCCACATCAGTGAATTAAGTCATCCTGCATATGTAAAATGCTACATCTGATGAAATGATTGGGGGTGggtaggtggtggtggtggtggtggtgtttgctTTATTTGCCCACCCTGCCCAGTAATATCTGTAATCATGAAGATGGAATAAACCAGAACAGTTAAtttctatcattaaaaaaaaaaaaaaaaaagatcgcaGAGCCAAGAAAGCAAGCAAGGAGACAATAGACTCGGGGTAACGGTTGCTACTGGGTTCGCGAAAAGGTGATGAGGACCTCATTCTGTGAGGACAGAGAAAACTGCAGAGCGATTAAAAAGCCAAGCGGATCATCCAGtattgaaaggaaaaacaaatcacGGGTTTCAGGATTTCTCGCTGTGAATCGCTAGGACCACGGTAGGATAAGTTCTCGAAGTGGAAATCTTCGAGCCTAAGGGACAAAATAGCCCAAGGGAGGAGCCGAACCCCAGTCGATATTCTCCTACTT
This region of Nycticebus coucang isolate mNycCou1 chromosome 2, mNycCou1.pri, whole genome shotgun sequence genomic DNA includes:
- the LOC128572002 gene encoding TP53-regulated inhibitor of apoptosis 1, whose amino-acid sequence is MNSVGEACTDMKREYDQCFNRWFAEKFLKGDGSGDPCTDLFKRYQQCVQKAIKEKEIPIEGLEFMGHGKEKPENSS